From one Candidatus Edwardsbacteria bacterium genomic stretch:
- a CDS encoding transketolase family protein, translating into MEQQPTRFGYADALLELGARDKRVVVLDADLAKSTLTSRFAEKYPKRFFDIGIAEQNMLGIAGGLSLTGKIPFVTTYGVFLAGRAWDQIRTSICYADLNVKLAGAHGGLSVGPDGATHQALEEISIMRVLPNMKVIIPCDTHQAWLATLEAAKISGPVYIRLGREPIPVITTLKTPFKFGKAQIMRQGRDVTIVACGLMVYLSLLAAQKLAKEGISCEVINLHTIKPIDRKALIASAKKTEAVVTAEEHQLAGGMGSAVAEALALEFPVPVEMVGVKDTFGESGQPWELMKKYHLMDADIYNSVLKVVKRKRRDIK; encoded by the coding sequence ATGGAACAGCAGCCTACCCGTTTCGGCTATGCCGACGCCCTGCTGGAACTGGGAGCCAGGGATAAAAGGGTGGTGGTGCTGGATGCCGACCTGGCCAAGTCCACCCTGACCAGCCGGTTTGCCGAGAAATACCCCAAAAGGTTCTTCGATATCGGCATCGCCGAGCAGAACATGTTGGGGATCGCCGGGGGCCTTTCTCTGACCGGCAAGATCCCCTTCGTCACCACCTACGGGGTATTTCTGGCCGGCCGGGCATGGGACCAGATACGGACCTCCATTTGCTATGCTGATCTGAATGTCAAGCTGGCCGGGGCCCATGGCGGGCTTTCGGTAGGCCCGGACGGGGCCACCCACCAGGCGCTGGAGGAGATATCCATCATGCGGGTCCTTCCCAACATGAAGGTGATCATCCCCTGCGATACCCATCAGGCCTGGCTGGCCACCTTGGAAGCTGCGAAGATCTCCGGGCCGGTCTATATTCGCTTGGGACGGGAGCCGATACCGGTGATCACCACCCTGAAAACCCCGTTCAAATTCGGCAAAGCCCAGATCATGCGGCAGGGCAGGGATGTCACTATCGTCGCCTGCGGATTGATGGTATATCTGTCATTGCTGGCGGCGCAGAAGTTGGCTAAAGAAGGCATCTCCTGCGAAGTGATCAACCTGCATACCATCAAGCCGATAGACAGAAAGGCGCTGATAGCGTCTGCTAAAAAGACCGAGGCGGTGGTCACGGCCGAGGAGCACCAGCTGGCCGGGGGAATGGGAAGCGCGGTGGCCGAGGCGCTGGCGCTGGAGTTCCCGGTACCTGTGGAAATGGTGGGGGTGAAGGATACTTTCGGCGAATCCGGCCAGCCCTGGGAGCTGATGAAGAAGTATCATTTGATGGATGCGGATATTTACAATAGTGTACTTAAAGTTGTAAAACGTAAAAGAAGGGATATAAAATGA
- a CDS encoding aldo/keto reductase encodes MHYRKFGKDDFHVSILGFGAMRLPLKSADPGDIDLPQAIEMIRLAVDNGVNYIDTAYGYHNGKSETTVGQALRDGYREKVRLATKLPYWAVNSVEDMDRIFAEQLARLETGRIDYYLLHALSKTPWEKLKGFNVLEWAQRKLEAGQIGSLGFSFHDGPEVFKQIIDEHKWDFCQIQYNYMDTENQAGTAGLQYAAAKNIPVIVMEPLRGGSLADPPENIRQIFQRSGITRSPAEWGLLWTWSQPGVSLVLSGMSTLEQVRDNLRIAENSGSQKLSEIELKVIAEVKKAYLNSKAIDCTQCGYCMPCFYGVNIPANFAMYNEAERYNNYNGPKWQYANRLKEGERAAACTGCRRCQPKCPQKLEIPDLLEKVHQALKSQ; translated from the coding sequence ATGCACTACCGCAAATTCGGAAAAGATGACTTTCATGTATCCATATTAGGCTTTGGCGCCATGCGCCTGCCGCTTAAGAGCGCCGATCCAGGAGATATCGATCTGCCCCAGGCCATAGAAATGATCCGCCTGGCGGTGGACAACGGCGTCAACTATATTGACACCGCCTACGGCTATCATAACGGGAAAAGCGAAACGACGGTGGGACAGGCCCTCAGGGACGGATACCGGGAGAAGGTACGGCTGGCCACCAAACTGCCCTATTGGGCGGTCAATTCAGTCGAAGATATGGACCGGATATTTGCCGAGCAGCTGGCCCGATTGGAAACAGGGAGGATAGACTATTATCTGCTTCACGCCCTCAGCAAAACCCCCTGGGAGAAGCTAAAGGGTTTCAACGTGCTGGAATGGGCCCAAAGAAAGTTGGAGGCCGGGCAGATCGGCTCCCTGGGCTTTTCCTTTCACGACGGGCCGGAGGTCTTTAAACAGATAATAGACGAACATAAGTGGGATTTCTGCCAGATCCAGTATAATTATATGGATACCGAAAACCAGGCCGGCACGGCTGGCCTGCAGTATGCTGCCGCAAAGAACATCCCGGTGATAGTGATGGAGCCGCTTCGGGGAGGTTCTTTGGCCGATCCGCCGGAGAATATACGTCAGATCTTCCAGCGATCTGGCATAACCCGCAGTCCGGCCGAATGGGGTCTTTTATGGACCTGGAGCCAGCCGGGGGTTTCCCTGGTGCTAAGCGGGATGAGCACTCTGGAGCAGGTCCGGGATAATCTGCGGATCGCCGAGAACTCCGGTTCTCAAAAGCTGTCCGAGATCGAGTTGAAGGTCATCGCAGAGGTGAAAAAGGCCTATCTCAATTCCAAGGCCATAGACTGCACCCAGTGCGGATACTGCATGCCGTGTTTCTATGGGGTCAATATCCCGGCGAATTTTGCCATGTACAACGAGGCCGAACGTTATAACAATTACAACGGCCCGAAATGGCAGTATGCCAACCGGCTGAAGGAGGGGGAGAGGGCGGCAGCCTGCACCGGGTGCCGGAGATGTCAGCCCAAATGCCCCCAAAAATTGGAGATCCCGGATCTGTTAGAAAAGGTTCACCAGGCCTTAAAATCGCAATAA
- a CDS encoding nitroreductase family protein codes for METLKAIMTRRSIRSYTTKQVSSAQVKKLLEAAMNAPSACNQQAWQFIVVSDREILTAITKIHPYAQMLKEASCAIVVCGDLRAEISKDYWVQDCSAATQNILLTAHALGLGAVWCGVYPRLERVKGFQKYLGIPKSVIPMALISIGYPKTKVKPIKRYSAKKVHHDKW; via the coding sequence ATGGAAACATTAAAAGCCATAATGACTCGGCGCAGCATCCGTAGTTATACCACCAAGCAAGTTTCTTCGGCACAGGTCAAAAAACTGTTGGAAGCGGCTATGAATGCGCCCTCGGCCTGCAACCAGCAGGCCTGGCAGTTCATTGTGGTGTCGGATCGCGAAATACTGACTGCCATCACCAAGATCCATCCTTATGCCCAGATGCTGAAGGAAGCCTCCTGCGCCATCGTGGTCTGCGGGGATCTTAGGGCTGAAATCAGCAAGGATTACTGGGTGCAGGACTGCTCGGCGGCCACCCAAAACATTCTGCTGACGGCCCATGCCCTGGGCTTGGGCGCGGTCTGGTGTGGTGTGTATCCCCGGCTGGAAAGGGTAAAGGGATTTCAGAAATATCTAGGCATACCTAAAAGCGTTATTCCAATGGCGCTGATTTCGATTGGTTATCCCAAAACAAAAGTTAAGCCGATAAAACGCTATTCCGCCAAAAAAGTACATCATGACAAATGGTGA
- a CDS encoding transketolase: MTLAQLKKIARQIRRDIIEMTYKAGSGHPGGSLSSADIMAVLYFDIMKHDPKNPKWEQRDRFFLSKGHACPVLYAALAESGYFPKKHLATFRHLGSLLQGHPHSLKTPGIEMSSGSLGQGLSIAAGTALGLKMDGNKARVFCLMGDGELQEGQIWEAAMAAGHFKLNNLIGIVDYNNLQIDGPVEKVMGLAPLADKWRAFRWNVIEVNGHDIARIKKAFIKAGQSKIKPTVIIARTVKGKGVSFMENQAGWHGRAPNREEYAKAMKELNSLTF, from the coding sequence ATGACCCTCGCGCAGTTAAAAAAGATCGCCCGACAGATACGCCGGGATATAATCGAGATGACCTATAAAGCGGGCTCCGGACATCCCGGCGGTTCGCTTTCATCGGCCGATATCATGGCGGTCCTGTATTTCGACATCATGAAGCACGATCCCAAGAACCCCAAATGGGAACAGAGGGATAGGTTCTTTTTATCCAAGGGCCATGCCTGTCCGGTGCTGTATGCCGCCCTGGCAGAATCGGGATACTTTCCTAAGAAACATCTGGCCACCTTCCGGCATCTTGGTTCTCTCTTGCAGGGGCATCCCCACAGTTTGAAGACTCCGGGAATAGAGATGTCCAGCGGCTCGCTGGGGCAGGGACTGTCCATTGCCGCCGGAACGGCGCTGGGGTTGAAGATGGACGGCAATAAAGCCAGAGTCTTCTGCTTGATGGGTGACGGCGAACTGCAGGAGGGCCAGATATGGGAGGCCGCCATGGCCGCCGGGCATTTCAAACTGAACAATCTTATCGGCATAGTGGACTACAACAATCTGCAGATAGACGGTCCGGTGGAGAAGGTGATGGGCCTGGCGCCACTGGCCGATAAGTGGCGGGCCTTCCGCTGGAACGTCATCGAGGTTAATGGGCATGATATTGCACGGATCAAAAAGGCTTTTATCAAAGCCGGGCAGTCAAAGATAAAGCCCACCGTCATCATAGCCCGGACGGTCAAGGGTAAGGGAGTTTCTTTTATGGAAAACCAGGCCGGCTGGCACGGCAGGGCCCCGAATAGGGAAGAATACGCGAAGGCAATGAAAGAATTAAATAGTTTAACATTTTAA
- the fsa gene encoding fructose-6-phosphate aldolase has protein sequence MKLFIDTANVSEIKEAASWGIIDGVTTNPSLIAKEGRDFAQVVKEICAIVDGPVSAEVLSPDAPGMLKEAEPLIKIHPNVAVKIPMTLEGLKAVKELSKKGIKTHITLVFSANQALLAAKAGATFISPFVGRLDDVSEYGMGLIEEIVHIYDNYDLPAQVLAASIRTPLHVLDCAKIGAHIATVPFNVLKMLAQHPLTDIGIKKFNDDWAKVKK, from the coding sequence ATGAAGCTGTTCATAGATACCGCCAATGTATCCGAGATCAAAGAGGCCGCCAGCTGGGGGATCATCGACGGGGTGACCACCAACCCCAGCCTGATCGCCAAGGAGGGGCGCGATTTCGCCCAGGTGGTAAAGGAGATCTGCGCCATAGTGGACGGGCCTGTTTCGGCCGAGGTCTTAAGCCCCGATGCACCCGGCATGCTGAAGGAGGCCGAGCCGCTGATCAAGATCCACCCCAATGTGGCCGTCAAGATACCGATGACCCTGGAGGGGCTCAAGGCGGTCAAAGAGCTGTCGAAAAAAGGCATCAAGACCCATATCACCCTGGTGTTCTCGGCCAACCAGGCCCTGCTGGCGGCCAAGGCCGGGGCCACCTTCATCAGCCCGTTCGTGGGCCGGCTGGATGATGTCTCGGAGTATGGCATGGGGCTGATCGAGGAGATCGTCCATATCTATGACAATTATGATTTGCCTGCCCAGGTGCTGGCGGCCAGCATCCGGACGCCTCTCCATGTGCTGGACTGCGCCAAGATAGGGGCCCATATCGCTACGGTGCCCTTCAACGTGCTGAAGATGCTGGCCCAGCATCCCCTGACCGACATCGGGATCAAGAAATTCAACGACGACTGGGCCAAGGTGAAGAAATAA
- a CDS encoding BamA/TamA family outer membrane protein, with amino-acid sequence MDYDGQSPFSTKQMNAIIGFRPETGLSSEGLPAGLNRLLGELNRAGCFLAELELEYSPDSTEAKVKITNGIIPSAGNIIITGNNYLGQSYLAGLLSARPKGTLSEGKILRDIAALSLVYADNGFPHARIAVGDFSLSGSRLDYSYQIEEGPRVNIDQIRFAGNVQTKDQALLRLSGLAPGVAFNRRNIEKGRARLIKSGLFRSVSEPMLTAGDRAGSENLLIAVEEGRYNNIFGAVGYNRDETRQNGWLTGSIDMAFSNLGGAGRRARISWQRLRQENSRLSAEFSTPWIFSLNMGLTAAVSHRIEDSTYTQSSGRMMADLPAGEHFTAGVGAEAVRVVPGSAQLIKRNIKYNSLWSLEADYRDGSLSPRGFLSKLEIEYGRKRYYDPSVQLTVSRVKLDAGQVQGIFSGQSISLAGHFRAVISSEQPVPRSDQFSMGGAASLRGYWEEQFIANQLAWGNLEYRYSPDRRLELFPFYDLGYYYDPERSQRGYRSGYGAGFRMDTALGWISLVYGLGRGDGWGQGKVHISLDSDF; translated from the coding sequence ATGGATTATGACGGGCAGTCTCCGTTCAGCACAAAGCAGATGAATGCCATCATCGGTTTCCGGCCGGAAACAGGCCTGTCTTCGGAAGGCCTGCCGGCGGGGCTGAATAGGCTGCTGGGAGAATTGAACAGGGCCGGATGTTTTCTGGCTGAACTGGAACTGGAGTATTCGCCCGACAGCACCGAGGCCAAAGTGAAAATAACCAACGGCATCATTCCCAGCGCTGGAAATATAATAATCACCGGCAACAACTATCTGGGCCAAAGTTATCTGGCGGGCCTGCTTTCTGCCCGGCCAAAGGGAACGCTTTCGGAAGGCAAGATACTGCGTGACATAGCGGCGCTGTCGCTGGTTTACGCCGACAACGGATTCCCCCATGCCAGAATAGCGGTCGGTGACTTCTCCCTGTCCGGCAGCCGGCTGGATTACAGCTACCAGATCGAAGAAGGCCCCAGGGTAAACATAGACCAAATCAGGTTTGCCGGCAATGTTCAGACCAAAGATCAGGCTCTGCTGAGATTATCGGGCCTGGCTCCGGGAGTGGCATTCAACCGAAGGAATATTGAAAAAGGACGGGCCAGGCTCATCAAGAGCGGGCTTTTCCGGTCGGTTTCCGAACCGATGCTGACCGCCGGAGATCGGGCGGGATCCGAGAATCTGCTGATCGCTGTGGAGGAGGGACGGTACAATAATATCTTCGGAGCCGTGGGATATAACCGCGATGAGACCCGGCAGAACGGCTGGCTGACCGGCAGCATCGATATGGCCTTTTCCAATCTGGGCGGGGCCGGGCGCCGGGCCAGGATCAGCTGGCAGCGTCTGCGCCAGGAGAACAGCCGGCTGTCGGCCGAGTTCTCCACCCCCTGGATATTTTCCCTGAACATGGGCCTTACCGCCGCGGTGAGCCACCGCATTGAGGATTCCACCTATACCCAAAGCTCGGGCAGAATGATGGCGGACCTTCCGGCCGGGGAGCATTTCACCGCCGGGGTGGGGGCCGAGGCGGTGCGGGTGGTGCCGGGGTCGGCCCAGCTTATCAAGCGGAACATCAAATACAATTCGCTGTGGTCCCTGGAGGCCGATTACCGGGACGGATCACTCAGCCCCAGAGGCTTCTTATCAAAATTAGAGATCGAATACGGCCGCAAAAGATATTACGACCCCTCGGTTCAATTGACCGTCTCACGGGTCAAGCTGGATGCCGGTCAGGTTCAGGGAATATTCAGCGGGCAGTCGATATCGCTGGCAGGGCATTTTAGGGCGGTCATCTCCAGCGAGCAGCCGGTGCCGCGTTCCGACCAGTTCTCCATGGGCGGGGCCGCTTCCCTGCGGGGCTACTGGGAGGAGCAGTTCATCGCCAATCAGCTGGCCTGGGGCAACCTGGAATACCGCTATTCGCCGGACCGCCGCTTGGAGCTTTTTCCGTTCTACGATCTGGGCTATTACTATGATCCCGAAAGGTCTCAGCGTGGCTACCGCTCCGGATACGGGGCCGGCTTCCGGATGGACACCGCCCTGGGCTGGATCAGCCTGGTCTACGGCCTGGGCCGGGGGGACGGTTGGGGACAGGGGAAAGTCCATATCAGTCTGGACAGCGATTTCTAG